Below is a window of Micromonospora chersina DNA.
CCGTCGAGGACCGGGAGGTTTCCCTTGAGGTAGAGGTCGATGCAGGACGCGACGAACGCCCGGCGGGACGCGTCGGTGCGCGCGGCGTTGGAGAAGTACGTCGACCAGCTCCAGCCGCCCAGCGAGATCATCACCTTCAGGTCGGGGTGGCGCTCCTTGAGCTTGGCCAGCTGGCCGAAGTTGCCGTTGAGCGGCTCGCCCCAGGCGTCGGCCACGCCGTCGACGCTCTCCTCCGCCGGGACGGGGCGCTGGTAGTCGGCCCAGGCGTCCCCCTCGCCGGGCCCGCCGTCCACGTAGCACCGTCCGTCCTCACTGACGTTGCCGAAGGCGTAGTTGACGTGGGTGAGGCGGTCCGCCGCCCCGGAGGTGTCGAGCTTCTTCACCGGGAAGGCCCGGCCGTAGATGCCCCACTGGGTGAAGTAGCCGACCCGGTGGTACCCGTCCCGGCGGGGCGAGCCCTCCGCGGCGCCCGCGGCGGTCGGTGGGGCGGCCGCGACCAGCATGGTCGACAGGGCGGCGAGGGCGGTGAGGCGGCGGTGGCGGAACGGTCGCATCGGCACTCCCAGGGGGCCGGATTAGTAAAGAGACCTTTCTGATCGATGAAGCTAAGCCGGTCGTGATTCGCGGTCAAGAGCGCCGCGTGGAGTTGCTAGGCTGGCAGGTGCGCGCGTCGGGAGACGGTGCGCTTGACTCGAAGGAGACCGACATGACGGGCGACGACGACATCTCCGGGTGATTCCCGGCCCCTCGTCGCATCCCTGTCCCGTCATCCGGGCGGCCGTGCCCTGCCCGGCTCCACCGTGAGGTCTCTCCGATGTCCGACGCCTGCGTCGTCTGCACCAACCTCTCCTTCTCCTGGCCCGACGACACCCCCGTGTTCCAGGACCTGTCCTTCACCGTGCCGCCCGGTCGCACCGGCCTGGTCGCGCCCAACGGCGCCGGCAAGACCACCCTGCTGCGGCTGATCGCCGGCGACCTCACCCCCACCGGCGGCGCCGTCACGGTGGACGGCCTGCTCGGCTACCTGCCGCAGAACCTGCCCCTCGCGGGCGACCTGACCGTGGCCCAGGTGCTGGGTGTCGACGCGGTGCTTCGGGCGCTGCACGCCATCGAGGCCGGCGACGCCCGCGAGGAGCACTTCACCACGGTCGGCGACGACTGGGACGTGGAGGAGCGCAGCCGCGCCGAACTCGACCGGCTGGGCCTGGGGGACGTCCCGCTCGACCGACGGCTGGCCACGCTCAGCGGTGGGCAGGTGGTCTCCCTCGGCCTCGCCGCGCAACTGCTCCGCCGCCCCGACGTGCTGCTGCTCGACGAGCCGACGAACAACCTGGACCTCGACGCGCGGCACCGCCTGTACGGGGTGCTCCAGGAGTGGTCCGGCTGCCTGCTGCTGGTCAGCCACGACCGGGCCCTGCTGGACCGGATGGACCGCATCGCCGAACTCGACCGCGGGGAGGTGCGACTGTTCGGCGGCAACTTCACCGCGTACGAGGAGGCATCCCGGGCGGCCCGGGAGGCGGCCGAGCGCACCGTGCGTGGCGCCGAGCAGGAGGTGAAGCGGGAGAAGCGCGAGATGCAGCAGGCCCGGGAGCGGGCCGAGCGGCGGGCCGGCAACGCCGCCCGCAACCTCGACAGCGCCGGCCTGGCCCGGATCGTCGCCGGGGGACTCAAGCGCAGCGCCCAGGAGTCCGCCGGGCGGTCCCGGCAGTTGCACGCCAACCGGGTGAGTGAGGCCCAGTCCCGCCTCGACGAGGCCAGCAGAGCGCTGCGCGAGGACCAGACGCTGACCCTGGACCTGCCGGACACCACAGTCCCCGCCGGACGGACGGTCGTGGCGGGGGAGCGGATGCAGGTCCACCACGACGGCCGGCCCGTCTTCGCTGGGGCGGGCGTGGACGTCACCATCCGGGGACCGGAGCGGATCGCCCTGACCGGCCCCAACGGCGCCGGCAAGTCCACCCTGCTCCGGCTGCTGCGCGGGGACCTCGACCCCGAGGGCGGGGAGGTGCGCCGGGGCGACGGCCGGGTCGCGTACCTGTCGCAGCGGCTGGACCTGCTCGACCCGGACCGGACGGTGGCGGAGAACTTCGCCGCGTACGCCCCGGACCGGCCACCGGCGGAGCGGATGAACCTCCTCGCGCGGTTCCTCTTCCGCGGCCCGCGCGCCCACCTGCCGGTCGGCGTGCTGTCCGGCGGGGAACGGCTGCGGGCCACCCTCGCCTGTGTCCTGTACGCCCAGCCGGCTCCCCACCTGCTGCTGCTGGACGAGCCGACGAACAACCTCGACCTGGTCAGCGCGGGCCAACTGGAGAACGCCCTGGGCGCGTACCGGGGAGCGTTCGTGGTGGTGAGCCACGACGAGCGGTTCCTCGCCGAGATCGGCGTGCGGCGGTGGCTCCGCCTCGACGGCGGCCGGCTCCGCGAGGTGCCCGCGCCCGACCCGGTCTGAGTCTCGTCGCGGCTCGGCGGAGACGGGGTCTGGACGGACTTAAACTTGCACCGCTAGTTTATGCCGCATGGACCTTCAGCTCTCCGCCGAGCAGGCGGCGGCCCGGCGGCTCGCCGCCGAGTTCGTCGACCGGGAGGTGGCGCCGCACGCGACGGCCTGGGACCGGCGGGAGGCGGTCGACCCCGACATCGTCGGGAAGCTCGGGCGGCTCGGGTTCCTCGGGCTCACCGTCCCCGAGGAGGACGGCGGGTCCGGCGGCGACCACCTCACCTACTGCCTGGTCCTGGAGGAGCTGGGCCGGGGCGACTCCGCCGTCCGGGGCATCGTCTCGGTGTCGCTCGGGCTGGTCGCGAAGTCCGTCGCCGGCCACGGCACAGCCGCGCAGAAGCAGGAGTGGCTGCCCCGGCTCTGCTCCGGCGCCGCGCTGGGCTGCTTCGCCCTCACCGAAGCGGACAGCGGCTCGGACGCGGCCGCGCTGCGCACCCGGGCGGAACGCGACGGCGGCGACTGGCTGATCACCGGCACGAAGACGTTCATCACCAACGGCACCACCGCCGACGTGGCCCTGGTCTTCGCTCGCACCGGCGGCCCGGGGCACCGGGGCATCACGGCGTTCCTGGTGCCCACCGGGGCCGCCGGGCTGACCCGGCGGGAGATCCACGGCAAGCTCGGCCTGCGCGGGCAGGCCACCGGGGAACTCCGGTTCGACGCCGTCCGGGTGCCCGACTCGGCGCGCCTCGGCCCGGAGGGCGGCGGCTTCCGGCTGGCCCTGGCCACCCTGGCCAAGGGCCGCATGTCGGTGGCCGCCGGCTGCGTCGGCATCGCGCAGGGCTGCCTGGACGCCGCGGTCGGCTACGCCGGGCAGCGCGTCCAGTTCGGCAAGCCCATCGCCGGGCACCAACTCGTGCAGCAGCTGATCGCCGGCATCGCCGTCGACACCGCCGCCGCCCGCCTGCTGGTGTGGCGGGTGGCCGACCTCGTCGACCGCGGCGAGCCGTTCGCCACCGAGTCGTCGATGGCCAAGCTCTTCGCCAGCGAGGCCGCCGTCCGCGCGGCCGACAGCGCCGTCCAGGTCTTCGGCGGGTACGGCTACATCGACGAGTTCCCGGTCGGCAGGTACCTGCGCGACGCCCGCGTGATGACCCTCTACGAGGGCACCAGCCAGATCCAGCAACTGCTCATCGGACGCGCGCTCACCGGCGTCAACGCCTTCTGAGCACAGGACGAACCCACCGACCCGGGAGGGCATCTGACATGAGGAGCTTCGCGCGTATCGAGGAGCCGGACGGCCGCCCGCTCCGGAGCGCGGCCCGATGACCGCGCTGTCGCTGGCCATGGTGCTGGCCGAGGCCGCCCGGCGGCACCCCGACACGGTGGCCGTGGTCGACGGCGACACCCGGGTCACGTACGCCGAGCTGTGGCGGCAGGCCCGGGGTTACGCCGCCGGGTTGCGGGAGCTGGGCGTCGCCCCGGGCGACCCGGTGGCCCTGCTGGCCCCCAACGTGGTCGACTTCCCCCGGGTCTACTACGGCGGCCTCGCCGCCGGCGCGGTGCTGGTGCCCGTGCACCTGCTGCTGACCGTCGACGAGGCGGTGCACGTGCTCCGCGACAGCGGCGCGAAGCTCCTGGTCTGCCACGGCTCGCAGCTCGCCCTGGGCGCCGCCGCCGCCGAGGCCGCGGGCGTCCCGCTGGTCACCGTCGGGCCGGCCGGCGCCGGTGCGCCCCGGCTGGAGGAGGTGAGCGGGCCGCTGCCGGCGCTGCCGTCGTACGTCACCCGGCAGGCGGAGGACACCGCGGTCGTGCTCTACACCAGCGGCACCACAGGCGTGCCCAAGGGCGCCCTGCTCACCCACCTCAACCTGGTCATGAACGCCACCGTCAACGTCTTCGACGCCAACGACGCGCGGTCCACCGACGTGGTGCTCGGCTGCCTGCCGCTGTTCCACAGCTTCGGCCAGACCGTGGCCATGAACGGCACCTTCCGCGTCGGCGGGACCCTGGTGCTGCTGAGCCGCTTCACCGGGCCGGCCGCCATCGACCTCATGCTGAGCGAGGGGGTGAACGTCTTCCACGGCGTGCCGACCATGTACGTGGCGCTGCTCGACGCGGCCCGGGACCGCGACACCCTGCCCCGGCTGCGCCTCTGCGTCTCCGGCGGCGCGTCGCTGCCGGTCGCCGTGCTGGAACGGTTCCACGCCGCCTTCGACACCACGATCTTCGAGGGCTACGGGCTCTCCGAGACCTCCCCCACGGCGACGACCAACCAGCCGCACTTCGGCACCCGGCCCGGGACTATCGGGCACCCGGTCTGGGGCGTGGAGGTGGAGATCGCCCGCGCCGACCTGGACGACCGGATCGAGCTGCTGCCCACCGGCGACCTCGGCGAGATCGTCATCCGCGGCCACAACGTCTTCGCCGGCTACCTGGGACGGCCGGAGGCGACCGCCGAGGCGCTCGTCGACGGTTGGTTCCGCAGCGGGGACCTGGGGCGCAAGGACGCCGACGGCTTCATCACCATCGTGGACCGCAAGAAGGACATGATCATTCGGGGTGGCTTCAACGTCTACCCGCGCGAGGTCGAGGAGGTCCTGGCCCGGCACCCGGCGGTCGGCCAGGTGGCGGTGATCGGCGTGCCCGATCCCCGGCACGGCGAGGAGGTCTGCGCCGTGGTCGTGCCCGACCCGGCCGGCCCCGGCCTGCCCGGCGAGCAGGAGCTGATCGACTGGTGCCGCGAGCACCTGGGCCGCCACAAGTACCCGCGCCAGGTCCGGTACGTCGACGCGCTGCCGATCGGGCCGAGCCACAAGGTGCTCAAGCGGGAACTGCGCCGCACGCTGGCGCCACCTGTCGACTGACCCGGTGAGCGGGTCCGCGCAGCCCCGGAACCGGTGGCTGCGCGGACCCGTCCGGACGGGCTCGCCGGCGCTACTGCCCGGATTCATCCTTTCGCGCCTTTTGTCTCATATAGGCGTTATGCCGAACATGGCTCATTAGGCTCCACGGTGTCATCCAGTCCTCGCCCGGGACATCCGGGAACCGGTCGCGCCAGCGGCCGGACCCGTCGCGCCCACGCCTGTTCGGCGTCGCGCCCGGGCGGCTGGGCCTCGGTCGCCGGCACCCACAGGAATGCGTGAGTCAACGATGATGGACGCGGACACCATGGTCCTGCCCCGGATCGGGCCGGGGGAGATCCGGGTCGAGGACCCGTGGGGCGAGGACCGCGCGGTCGGATCCCGAGCCCGCGCAAACCGTCCACCGGCCGACACCTCCCGGTGGCGGCTCGCCGCGTGGCTGCTTCCGGCGCTGCTGGCCGGGGCGCTCGGCGTCGTGGGAGCCGGCACGCCCGGCCTCCGCCTGGCGGAGCTGGCGACCTGGCGGGCCGCCACTTCCCCCTGGCCGGACCGGCTGCCCGGCGGCGACGTCACGCTCGTGCCGTACCACCTGCTCATGCGCGCCTGGGCGGCCGCGTTCGGCGCCTCCGACCTCGCCCTGCGCGTACCGTCCCTGCTGGCCGTGACGGCGGCCGCGGCGCTCGTCGGGGCGCTGGCCGCCCGGATGTTCGCGCCGGGCGCGGGGGTCCTGGCCGGAGTGATCTTCGCGGTGCTGCCGAGCGTCACCCGGTACGCCCAGGAGGCCCAGCCGTACGCGCTGGCACTGTTCGCCGCGGCGCTCGCCACGTGGTTCCTGCTGCCCGCCATGGACCGGCCGAGCCTGCGCCGCCTCGCCCCGTACGCCGCCGCCGTGGTCCTGCTGGGCCTGTGCCACGCCGTGGCGCTCCTGCTGCTGGTCGCGCACGGCTGGGTCGTGCTCGCCTTCCGGCGCGGGGCGGCCGGCCGGTGGCTGGCCGCCGCGGCCCTCGGCGCGCTCCCCGCCGCCGCGCTGCTCTGGTCCGGGGTACGCGCCGGCGGCCAGATCGCGCCGGCGGCCCGCCCCGACCTGTCGGCCCTCGCCGCGACCCCCGGGGAGTTGTTCGGCGTCGCCGCGCTGGGTGCGGTGCTGCTGGGGCTGGCGCTGTTCAGCCTCCCGCTGCGGCACGCGGCGGCGGTCTGCACGGCCTGGGCCGTGGTGCCGCCGCTCGGCCTGCTGCTCGTGGCGCAGGCGACGCCGGTCTGGTCACCGTCGAGCCTGCTCTTCACGCTGCCGGCCTGGGCGGTGCTGGCCGCGGCCGCGTTGTCCCGGGTGCGCGCCCGCTGGTGGGTGGTGGCGCCGGTGGCGCTGGCCCTGATCGGCGCGCCGGCCCAGGAGGCCCTCCGCGCGCCCGACGGGCACGGGCAGGCCACCCGCGAGGTCGCCGAGATCGTCGGCGCCCGTCGGTTGCCCGGCGACGGCGCGGTCTACGGCGACGCGGACGCGCGGACCCTGGTGGCCCGCTATCTGCCGGCCGACCGGCGGCCGACGGACCTGCTCGCCGCGGCGCCGGGGCACGGCTGTGCCGGTTGCCTGTGGGGCGTCCGGCGGCTGTGGGTGATCCGCCCCGGCGACCGCACGGATCCCGTGCCGCCCGTCGGCGGCGCGACGGAGCGGCTGCTCAGGACCGGATACCGGGTGGCGCAGGTCTGGCACCCGACGGGGTTCACCGTGGCCCTTCTGGTGGACGAGCGCGGCGCACTCTAACCGATCCGTACCTTCCGAACCCCACTGCCCGCGCAGGATCGGCCTCTGTCGGGTTCGTGGCGAGAGCACCATGGGGGAAATGTGGCCATCGCCGCCGACACACGTCCGTCCCGGACCACCACACCGGGCACCTCGGGCAACCGCCCACCGGCGCCCGCCCCGGGCGGACCGCCCGCCCGGAACGGACCGGACCGGCGGCAGTTGAACATCCGGGCCCGCCTCGCGTACGCCAGGTGCGGCGCCACCGCGGGGCCGCTGGTCGCGCCGGGGCGCGCCGGCGCGGCCGTGGAGTTCCGGCACGTCGCCTCGCCCGCGGCGCGGCTGGTGCTGACCCTGCTCGTGCTGGTCAACAGCGCGGCCGGGCTGCTGTTCGTCGGCTGGCTGCTGCTGCCGCAGCACGTGCCCGGCCCCGGCGTGGTCGGGCCCGGCGGCTGGGAGACGATCGCGGCCCGGCTGGCCTTCTGCGTGGTCGTCGGCGTCGAGTTGATCCGCCTGGCGCAGAACGTGGTGGTGTGGGTGTTCGCGTTCCACGCCCGGGACCCGGTGCCGGTCGACCCGCCGGTCGGCCTGCGGGTGGCCCTGCTCACCACGATCGTGCCGAGCAAGGAGCCGCTCGACGTGGCGGAGCGGACGCTGCGCCGGCTGCGCCAGCTCGTCTACTGCGGCCAGGTGGACGTCTGGATCCTCGACGAGGGGGACGACCCCGCGGTGAAGGAGATGGCCGCGCGGCTCGGCGTCCACCACTTCAGCCGCAAGGGCCGGCCGGAGTACAACCAGCCCGGCGGGGAGTTCCGGGCCCGGACCAAGTCCGGCAACCACAACGCCTGGCGGGCCGAGCACGAGAACCGGTACGACGTGGTGGCCAACGTCGACCCGGACCACGTCCCGCTGCCCAACTTCCTCGAACGCACCCTCGGCTACTTCCGCGACCCGGACGTCGCCTTCGTGGTGACCCCCCAGGTGTACGGAAACATGCACCAGAACTTCGTCGCGCACGGCGCCTCCGTGCAGCAGTACCTCTACAACGGCCTCATCGCCCGTGGCGGGAACGGGCTGGACGCGCCGCTGCTCACCGGCACCGGCCACCTCTACCGGCCGGCGGCCTGGCGGACCATCGGCGGCTACCAGGACTCGATCATCGAGGACCACCTGACCAGCATCCGGATCCACGCCGCGACCAACCCCGAGACGGGCAACAAGTGGAAGGGCGTCTACACGCCCGACGTGGTGGCCATCGGCGAGGGCCCGACCTCCTGGGCGGACTACTTCAACCAGCAGAAGCGCTGGGCCGCCGGGATCTGCGAGATCCTCGTCCGGCCCGAACTGCGCGCACCGCGCGAGCTGCCGTCCCGGCGCCGCTGGCAGTACCGCCTGCTCCAGTTCTACTACCCGAGCGTCGCGGTCAGCCTGCTGCTGGGCAACCTCGCCACCGCCATGTACCTGCTCACCGGGATCGGTTCGGCGCAGCTCGACGTCACCGTGTGGGCGGTGCTCTGGGGCTCGACCTTCGGCACCTGGTTCGTGCTGTGGCTCTGGCTGCGCCGCTTCAACATCGCCCCGCACGAACGGGAGGAGATCGGCCTGGTCGGCATGGCGCTGGCGCTGTTCGCCGGGCCCGTCTACGTGGCCGCCGGGTTCACCGCTCTGCTGCGCCGCAAACTCGGGTTCGTGGTGACGGCCAAGGGGCGGCTGCGCACCATCGAGTCGTTCCGCACGTTCCGGCTCCACCTCTGCTGGGCGGGCGTCTCCGCCGCCCTGCTCGGCGCGAGCGTCGTGCTGGACAACAGCTCACCCCTGCTGCGGGTGTGGCCGGTGCTGACCCTCCTGACCGGTCTCGGTCCGCCACTGATCGCGCTCGTGTCGAACCTGCGGGCCGGCCGGCAGGACGACGAGGCGGACGTGCCCGCCCCCGCTCGCGCGGAGGCCGAGGAGGTCCATCCGCCGAGGTCACGGGTCGCCGTCGAGGAGGTCCTGCGATGATCAGGTTCACCTTTCCGCGGATCGTGCTGGTGTTGGCCGGCGCGCTGCTGCTGACGTACGCCTTCGCCGTGGCGCCCACCGTCAGCCCCGAGCGCCGGGGCGGGACGGTGACGGCCGAGGCGAAGGCGCCCCGACCCCGGGGACCCTTCCCGCCGGCGGGGAAGACCTTCATCGGTGTCATGACCGACAAGGGTCCCCACGACTTCACGCCTGTGGACCGGTTCACGGCGGCCGCCCGGCACCAGCCGCAGCTCATGCTCTTCAGCGAGGGGTGGGCGTCCGCCACGTTCGACCGGGCGCTCTTCGACCGGATCCGCGACCGCGGCATGATGCCGATGCTGGGCTGGGAACCCTGGGACTACCGCCTCGACGAACGGGCCCGGCAGCAGAAGCTGACCGCCCAGCAGATCGACGCGATCCGCTCGGATCAGCCCGACTACCGGCTGTCCCGCATCGCGGGCGGCGAGTTCGACACGTACGTGCGGTCCTGGGCCGAGGGCGTGAAGTCGCTCGGCTACCCGGTGGCCATCCGCTTCGCCCACGAGATGAACGGCTACTGGTACCCGTGGTGCGAGCTGGTCAACGGCAACCAGCCGGGTGACTACGTGAAGGCCTGGCGCCACGTGCACGACGTGTTCCGGGCGGCCGGCGCCACGAACGTCACCTGGGTGTGGAGCCCGAACGTCAGGTACACCGACCTGACCCCCGCCATCTCCACCTACTACCCGGGCGACGACTACGTGGACTGGGTGGGCGTCACGGGCTACTACGGCAAGTACGACTTCGCGCCGTACCTCTCCTTCGACGAGGTCTTCGAGAAGACCATCGCCGAGATCCGCACCGTGAGCAGGAAGCCGATGGTCGTCACCGAGACCGGCGCTTCCGACCACATCGGGCGGAAGGCGGAATGGATCACGGAGGCCTTCCAGACCCTGCCCCGGTATCCGTTCATCATCGGTCTGATCTGGTTCGAGGTGAACAAGGAACTCGACTGGCGCGTCGTCAGTTCCCCGGCCGTGACGGCGGCCTTCGCCGGGGCCGTCGCCGCTCCCCGCTACCAGGTCACCTGGTCGCCGGACATGCTCCCGCGCACGAATCTGGCGGACTGATGAGGGTCACCGTACCCCGGGTCCTCATGGTGCTGGTCGGCGCGCCGCTGCTGACCTACGCGGTCGCCATGGCGCCGGCCACCGTGTTCGGAGACCGGGAGGACGCCCGGCCCGACCGGCGCGCGGAGGCCGGGCCGGCCGCGGAACTCTTCCCGCCGGCCGGCAAGGCGTTCGTCGGCGTCATGACGGAGAAGGGCCCGCAGGACTTCGCGGCGGCGGACGCGTTCGCGGCGGCCGCGAGGTACCGGCCGCAGGTGATGATGTTCAGCTCGTGGTGGGGGACCGACAGGTTCGACCGGACGCGGTTCGACCGGATCCGTGACCGCGGCATGCTGCCGCTGCTGGCCTGGGAGCCCTGGGACAACACGGTGGACGAGGCGGCCCGCAGGAAGGGCCTGCCGGTCCGGGAGATCGATCAGCTCCGGTCGAACCAGCCCACCTACCGGTTGTCCCGCATCGCCGGCGGGGACTTCGACGGCTACCTGCGGTCCTGGGCGGACGGGATCAGGTCGCTCGGCTATCCGGTGGCCATCCGGTTCGCGCACGAGATGAACGGTGACTGGTATCCGTGGTCCGAGGCGAGCAACGGCAACCGGCCGGGGGAGTACGTCCGGGCGTGGCGCCACGTGCACGACGTCTTCCGGGCGGCCGGGGCCACCAACGTGACCTGGGTGTGGAGCCCGAACGCCAGGTGGGACGACTCGACGCCGAAGCTCTCCGGGTTCTATCCGGGCGACGACTACGTCGACTGGGTCGGGCTCTCGGGCTACTACGGCATCGGGTTCCACTCGGACTACCGGTCCTTCGACGAGATCTTCGGCCCCACCATCACCGAGATCCGCGCGTTCAGCGGCAAACCGTTTGTCGTGACCGAGACCGGCGCCTCCGACGCCACGGGGCGCAAGGCCGAATGGATCACCGAGACCTTCCGCGCGCTGCCACGCCACCCGGAGATCATCGGGCTCATCTGGTTCGAGGTGGACAAGGAACTGGACTGGCGCATCGTCAGTTCGCCGGCCGTGGCGCGGGCCTTCGCCGCGGCGGTCGCCGACCCCCGCTACCGGTTCGGCTGGTCGCCCGACATGCGCCCGCGCGCAACGGTGGGAAGCTAGTTTTCCGGACAGAAAGGGGCAATGGGGATAAACTCGCTGGGTGGAGAGGGTCATGACGTGGTTCGGTTGACCCGGCCGCGGGTCTTCATGGTGGCGATCGCCGCGCTGCTGCTGGCCTACGCCTTCGCCCTGGCGCCGGTCACCGCGGGCCGGGGCGGGAAGGGCGCCGCGTCCGGCCCGCCGACGACAGCCGAATCGGGCACGGTGGTGCCGGCTGGCGCCGACGGCCCGCCACTCCAACCGGCCGTGGAGTTCTTCCCGCCCGCCGGCAAGGCGTTCTTCGGCGTGATGACGGACAAGGGGCCGTACGACTTCACGGCGGTGGACCGCTTCGCCGCGGCCGCACGGCGCGAGCCGCAGGTGATGCTCTTCGGCCTGGGCTGGGAGTCCGGCACGTTCGACCGGGTGCTCTTCGACCGGATCAAGGATCGCGGCATGCTGCCCATGCTGGGTTGGGAGCCCTGGGACTACCGCGTGGACCAGGCGGCCCGGAAGCAGAAGAAGCTGAGCGCCCGCCAGATCGACCGGCTGCGGTCCACCCAGCCGCGTTACCGGCTGTCGCGGATCGTGAACGGCGACTTCGACGGCTACCTGCGTTCGTGGGCCGAGGGCGTGAAGTCGCTCGGCTACCCGGTCGCCATCCGGTTCGCCCACGAGATGAACGGCGACTGGTACCCGTGGTGCGAGAAGGCCAACGGCAACCGGCCCGGCGAGTACGTCGAGGCGTGGCGGCACGTGCACGACCTCTTCGAGCGGGCGGGAGCCACAAACGTCATCTGGGTGTGGAGCCCGAACGCCAGGTGGAGCAAGACGACCGCCCACCTCTCCGGCTTCTACCCGGGCGACGACTACGTCGACTGGGTGGGCACCACCGGCTACTACGGCACCGGAACGTGGTCCAGATACTCGTCCTTCGACGCCATCTTCGGCCCCACCATCGCGGAGATCCGCACCTTCAGCCGCCGGCCGCTGGTGGTCACCGAGACCGGCGCCAGCGACGCCGACGGCCGCAAGGCCCAGTGGATCCGGGAGACCTTCCGGGCGCTGCCGAAACACCGGGACGTCATCGGGCTCATCTGGTTCGAGGTCGACAAGGAGGTGGACTGGCGTATCGCCGGCTCACCCGCCGCCGCTACCGCGTTCGCCCAGTCGGTCGCCGCGCCGCGCTACGACCTCCGCTGGTCACCCGACCTGCTCCCGCGCACCGAGCTGGAGTAGCTCACCCGTCGCACCCCGGCGGGCGGCCGGATCGGGGCAGCAGCCGCGCCGCCACCCGTCGCAGCGGGCGGCCGTTCCCGGCGAGCTTCCGCATGCGCCGCCAGGCCGTACGCCCCGGCGGGCCGGCCGCCCCACCCGCGGCGTCGGCCGCCTCCTGGAGCGTCCGGGACGGCGGCTCCTGCGGGC
It encodes the following:
- a CDS encoding glycoside hydrolase family 26 protein, producing MRVTVPRVLMVLVGAPLLTYAVAMAPATVFGDREDARPDRRAEAGPAAELFPPAGKAFVGVMTEKGPQDFAAADAFAAAARYRPQVMMFSSWWGTDRFDRTRFDRIRDRGMLPLLAWEPWDNTVDEAARRKGLPVREIDQLRSNQPTYRLSRIAGGDFDGYLRSWADGIRSLGYPVAIRFAHEMNGDWYPWSEASNGNRPGEYVRAWRHVHDVFRAAGATNVTWVWSPNARWDDSTPKLSGFYPGDDYVDWVGLSGYYGIGFHSDYRSFDEIFGPTITEIRAFSGKPFVVTETGASDATGRKAEWITETFRALPRHPEIIGLIWFEVDKELDWRIVSSPAVARAFAAAVADPRYRFGWSPDMRPRATVGS
- a CDS encoding glycoside hydrolase family 26 protein, whose amino-acid sequence is MVRLTRPRVFMVAIAALLLAYAFALAPVTAGRGGKGAASGPPTTAESGTVVPAGADGPPLQPAVEFFPPAGKAFFGVMTDKGPYDFTAVDRFAAAARREPQVMLFGLGWESGTFDRVLFDRIKDRGMLPMLGWEPWDYRVDQAARKQKKLSARQIDRLRSTQPRYRLSRIVNGDFDGYLRSWAEGVKSLGYPVAIRFAHEMNGDWYPWCEKANGNRPGEYVEAWRHVHDLFERAGATNVIWVWSPNARWSKTTAHLSGFYPGDDYVDWVGTTGYYGTGTWSRYSSFDAIFGPTIAEIRTFSRRPLVVTETGASDADGRKAQWIRETFRALPKHRDVIGLIWFEVDKEVDWRIAGSPAAATAFAQSVAAPRYDLRWSPDLLPRTELE